A single region of the Pseudomonas sp. GGS8 genome encodes:
- the cls gene encoding cardiolipin synthase, with amino-acid sequence MDYFGPHVFGYLIALLHTLGLIAAIHAVLTVRTAQGSIAWALSLLFIPYLTLIPYLVFGRSTFDGYIKARRQANEEMRKAISELNWRPWVEEALAARASSAYASLRAMPKLGRMPCLANNEVHLLIDGRATFDAIFDAISNARQAVLIQFFIIHDDRLGQRLHALLTKKAAEGVAIYLLYDRIGSHSLPHEYVQPLRDAGIEVKAFATRSGWLNRFQINFRNHRKIVVVDGIVGFVGGLNVGDEYMGEKPPLAPWRDTHVQVRGPVVASMQESFAEDWFWAARSLPPLILPDVYPDDGVLCQLLASGPADSYETCSLFFVEAIHAATERVWITSPYFIPDEAVFAALRLAGLRGVDVRILLPSRPDHRIVYAASSLYAFEAVRAGVRVFRYQPGFLHQKVVLIDSEISAIGSANMDNRSFRLNFEVMLLTVDSAFAAEVEQMLNNDFAQAHEIAKEEGRETHRLQQVGMRIARLISPIL; translated from the coding sequence ATGGATTATTTCGGACCGCATGTTTTCGGTTATCTGATCGCACTGTTGCACACGCTGGGCTTGATCGCCGCCATCCATGCCGTGTTGACCGTTCGGACCGCTCAGGGCTCGATCGCCTGGGCTCTGTCACTGCTGTTCATTCCCTACCTCACGCTGATCCCGTATCTGGTCTTCGGTCGCAGCACCTTCGATGGTTACATCAAGGCCAGGCGGCAAGCCAACGAGGAAATGCGCAAGGCCATTTCCGAACTGAACTGGCGCCCCTGGGTAGAAGAGGCACTGGCTGCACGCGCCTCCAGCGCTTACGCATCTTTGCGGGCGATGCCGAAGCTGGGACGCATGCCGTGTCTGGCGAACAACGAAGTGCACTTGTTGATCGACGGCCGGGCCACGTTCGATGCGATTTTCGACGCCATCAGCAACGCCCGGCAAGCGGTACTGATCCAGTTCTTCATCATCCACGATGACCGCCTCGGCCAACGCCTGCACGCCTTGCTAACGAAGAAAGCGGCCGAGGGTGTGGCGATTTATTTGCTCTACGACCGTATCGGCAGCCACTCCCTGCCCCACGAGTATGTGCAGCCGTTGCGTGATGCCGGCATCGAGGTCAAAGCCTTCGCCACCCGCAGCGGCTGGCTCAACCGCTTTCAGATCAATTTCCGCAACCACCGCAAGATCGTAGTCGTCGACGGGATTGTCGGATTTGTCGGTGGGCTCAATGTCGGCGACGAGTACATGGGCGAGAAACCACCCCTGGCACCCTGGCGCGACACCCACGTGCAAGTACGTGGGCCGGTGGTGGCCAGCATGCAGGAATCCTTCGCCGAAGACTGGTTCTGGGCGGCCCGTTCGCTGCCGCCACTGATCCTGCCGGACGTTTATCCGGATGACGGCGTGCTCTGCCAATTACTGGCCAGCGGCCCGGCGGATTCCTACGAAACCTGTTCGCTGTTCTTCGTCGAAGCCATCCATGCAGCGACGGAGCGAGTGTGGATTACCAGCCCCTACTTCATCCCCGACGAAGCGGTATTCGCTGCGTTGCGACTGGCGGGGCTGCGCGGTGTGGATGTGCGGATTCTGTTGCCGTCGCGACCGGATCACCGGATCGTCTACGCCGCTTCCAGCCTGTACGCCTTCGAAGCGGTACGCGCCGGGGTGCGTGTGTTCCGTTACCAGCCCGGGTTCCTGCATCAGAAAGTAGTGCTGATCGACAGCGAAATCAGCGCCATTGGCAGCGCCAATATGGACAACCGCTCGTTCCGGTTGAATTTCGAAGTGATGTTGCTGACCGTCGATAGCGCGTTTGCCGCCGAAGTGGAACAGATGCTCAACAACGACTTCGCCCAGGCTCATGAAATCGCCAAAGAAGAAGGCCGGGAGACCCACCGCCTGCAACAGGTCGGCATGCGGATCGCCCGGCTTATTTCGCCGATTCTCTAG
- a CDS encoding DUF3617 domain-containing protein, translating to MNVRLLGLAVAFGLALPVAAQAQMLQPGLWELTSSNMKVDDQNMPDLQLILGQIQSQMTPAQRAQLEKQGITMGGKGIRACLTPEQVKSDNIPLTDPQSGCKQEITERTGNQWKFRFSCPKAQGSGVATFMSDREFTTKVNGTFNATGIQQKGSLDTRAVWLGQDCGTVKPRA from the coding sequence ATGAATGTTCGTCTGCTGGGCTTGGCCGTAGCGTTTGGTTTGGCACTTCCTGTGGCCGCTCAGGCACAGATGCTGCAACCGGGTTTATGGGAATTGACCTCAAGTAACATGAAGGTCGATGACCAGAACATGCCCGATCTGCAATTGATCCTCGGCCAGATACAAAGCCAGATGACCCCTGCACAGCGCGCGCAGCTGGAAAAGCAGGGCATCACCATGGGCGGCAAAGGGATTCGGGCGTGCCTGACGCCTGAACAGGTGAAGAGCGACAATATACCGCTGACGGACCCGCAATCGGGCTGCAAGCAGGAAATCACCGAGCGTACTGGTAATCAGTGGAAATTCCGTTTCAGTTGTCCGAAAGCGCAAGGCAGCGGAGTGGCCACTTTTATGAGCGATCGTGAGTTCACCACCAAGGTCAACGGCACTTTCAATGCCACTGGCATTCAGCAGAAGGGTAGCCTCGATACTCGCGCTGTGTGGTTGGGCCAGGATTGCGGCACAGTGAAGCCAAGAGCCTAA
- a CDS encoding His/Gly/Thr/Pro-type tRNA ligase C-terminal domain-containing protein, with protein MIHITLPDGSLREYDQPLSVYEVAASISLGLANAAVAGRVDGVLVDCGFLIECDARVSIVTPQEPDGLEILRRSCALMLAMAVKQLHPNAQLRAGSALGDGFFYEFAFQRSLTLAALPVIEARMRALAATNHSIRRQELTYQATTRERLSLYRLGDFEGFAASPHVPTTKVLQAFALEHISGRLQQRIYGTCWSCQQELDTWRAPPQVVVVNIDERQSDYAHSVTEALRRRGLRANSDLRNEKISRKIRQHRQNVPYLLVVGEKEKDGGFVSVRSGSGEDFGEKGIEAVCDLLNPPKTGGA; from the coding sequence ATGATCCACATCACCCTGCCCGATGGCTCCTTGCGTGAATACGACCAGCCGCTGTCTGTGTATGAAGTTGCCGCGAGCATCAGCCTCGGCCTGGCTAACGCAGCGGTCGCGGGTCGGGTGGACGGTGTGCTGGTGGACTGTGGATTCCTGATCGAGTGCGATGCCCGGGTCAGTATCGTCACACCCCAGGAACCCGACGGTCTGGAGATCCTTCGCCGCTCCTGCGCGCTGATGCTGGCCATGGCCGTCAAACAGCTGCATCCAAATGCGCAGTTGCGGGCCGGATCGGCGCTGGGTGACGGTTTCTTTTATGAGTTTGCTTTCCAGCGATCTTTAACCCTGGCCGCGCTGCCAGTGATTGAAGCACGCATGCGTGCACTGGCGGCGACCAACCATTCGATCCGACGGCAGGAACTGACCTATCAGGCGACGACTCGCGAAAGGTTGTCGCTGTATCGCCTAGGGGACTTCGAGGGTTTCGCGGCAAGCCCACATGTTCCCACCACCAAGGTATTACAGGCCTTCGCCCTGGAGCACATCAGCGGCAGGTTGCAGCAACGAATCTACGGCACCTGCTGGTCCTGCCAACAGGAACTGGATACCTGGCGAGCACCGCCCCAGGTCGTGGTCGTGAATATCGATGAGCGTCAGAGTGATTATGCGCACTCGGTGACCGAAGCGCTGCGCCGCCGCGGACTGCGCGCCAATTCGGACCTGCGCAACGAGAAAATCAGCCGCAAGATTCGCCAGCACCGCCAGAACGTGCCGTATCTGTTGGTGGTCGGAGAAAAGGAAAAGGACGGTGGGTTTGTCAGCGTGCGCAGTGGCAGCGGGGAGGATTTCGGGGAGAAAGGAATTGAGGCGGTGTGTGATTTGTTGAATCCGCCCAAGACTGGAGGTGCCTGA
- a CDS encoding dihydroorotase translates to MSSVLIRNALLVNEGREFDGDLLVSHGRIVKIASSIEGEKAAVEIDANGQWLLPGMIDDQVHFRDPGAPDKGSFHTESRAAVAGGITSFMDMPNTSPATLTLAALADKKRRAAIHSVANYGFHFGVSNDNLNTVAALNPCEVAGVKVFMGASTGNMLVDDPRILERLFAEVPTLLLAHCEHTPSIEINTANLRELFGDRLPPAAHPLIRNAEACFRSSSMAVDLARQHGTRLHVLHLTTARELALFEDKPLAQKHITAEVCLHHLLFDERDYPSLGNLIKCNPAIKTQADRDALRKALSGNRLDVIGSDHAPHTWAEKQRPYSQAPSGLPLVQHALPALLELVADGIVPITTLVAKTSHRVADLFAIPDRGYLREGYWADLVLIKPEPDGVAVSRQPILSQCGWTPFARHRFRHSVSTTVVSGQIAWHANRLHDSCQGLPLRFMR, encoded by the coding sequence ATGAGCAGCGTGTTGATTCGCAACGCCCTGCTGGTGAATGAAGGTCGTGAATTTGACGGCGATTTGCTGGTAAGCCATGGTCGCATCGTCAAAATCGCCAGCAGCATCGAAGGCGAAAAAGCCGCCGTGGAAATCGATGCCAACGGTCAATGGCTACTGCCGGGCATGATCGATGACCAGGTGCATTTCCGCGATCCCGGAGCCCCGGACAAGGGCAGCTTCCATACCGAATCGCGGGCGGCGGTGGCTGGCGGCATCACCAGCTTCATGGACATGCCCAACACCTCTCCTGCCACCCTGACCCTCGCCGCGTTGGCCGACAAGAAGCGCCGAGCGGCCATTCATTCAGTCGCCAACTACGGCTTTCATTTCGGCGTGAGCAACGACAATCTCAATACCGTCGCCGCGCTCAATCCTTGCGAGGTGGCCGGGGTCAAAGTGTTCATGGGCGCCTCCACGGGCAACATGCTGGTGGACGATCCACGGATTCTTGAACGGCTCTTCGCCGAGGTGCCGACCCTTTTGCTGGCCCACTGCGAACACACCCCCAGCATTGAGATCAACACAGCGAACCTGCGGGAACTGTTCGGCGATCGCCTTCCGCCCGCTGCTCACCCGCTGATCCGCAACGCCGAAGCATGCTTTCGCTCCTCCTCGATGGCCGTTGATCTGGCCAGGCAACATGGCACCCGACTGCACGTTCTACACTTGACCACAGCCCGTGAGTTGGCACTGTTCGAAGACAAGCCACTGGCCCAGAAACACATCACCGCCGAGGTTTGTCTGCACCACTTGCTGTTCGACGAACGCGACTACCCGAGCCTCGGCAACCTGATCAAATGCAACCCGGCGATCAAGACCCAGGCCGACCGCGATGCCTTGCGCAAAGCACTGTCGGGCAATCGACTGGACGTGATCGGTAGCGATCACGCGCCTCACACCTGGGCGGAAAAACAGCGCCCCTACAGTCAGGCGCCGTCCGGTTTGCCGTTGGTGCAACACGCCCTGCCCGCGCTGCTGGAACTGGTGGCCGATGGGATCGTGCCGATCACCACACTTGTGGCCAAAACCAGTCACCGGGTCGCCGATCTGTTTGCCATCCCCGACCGCGGCTACCTGCGCGAAGGGTATTGGGCCGACTTGGTGTTGATCAAACCCGAGCCCGATGGCGTGGCCGTTTCCCGGCAACCCATCCTTTCGCAATGTGGCTGGACGCCCTTCGCCCGGCATCGCTTTCGCCACAGCGTCAGCACCACCGTCGTATCGGGGCAAATTGCCTGGCACGCCAATCGTCTACATGACAGCTGCCAGGGTTTACCCCTGCGGTTCATGCGCTAA
- a CDS encoding DapH/DapD/GlmU-related protein, with protein sequence MIRKNPSGDLPSIAESAYVDKTAIICGKVVIGENVFVGPYAVIRADEVDDSGEMEAITIGANSNIQDGVVIHSKSGAAVTIGEFSSIAHRSIVHGPCTVGNRVFIGFNSVLFNCAVGDGCVVRHNSVVDGRDLPEAFYVPSTTRIGPNTDLSQFPPVSVSASEFSEDVARTNVDLVRGYKAQQNEF encoded by the coding sequence ATGATCCGCAAGAATCCCTCAGGCGATCTGCCGTCGATTGCAGAGTCGGCGTACGTGGATAAAACCGCAATCATCTGCGGCAAAGTAGTGATCGGCGAGAATGTCTTCGTCGGTCCCTACGCGGTGATTCGCGCCGATGAAGTGGACGACTCGGGCGAGATGGAAGCGATCACCATCGGCGCCAACTCGAATATCCAGGACGGTGTGGTGATCCATTCCAAGTCCGGCGCGGCGGTGACCATCGGCGAGTTCAGTTCCATCGCCCACCGCTCCATCGTTCATGGCCCCTGCACCGTCGGCAATCGCGTGTTCATCGGTTTCAACAGCGTGCTGTTCAACTGCGCGGTGGGCGACGGTTGCGTGGTGCGGCACAACTCGGTGGTCGACGGTCGAGACTTGCCTGAAGCCTTCTACGTGCCCTCCACCACACGCATCGGCCCCAACACCGACCTGTCGCAGTTCCCACCCGTCAGCGTCAGCGCCTCGGAGTTTTCCGAAGACGTGGCACGCACCAACGTCGATTTGGTGCGGGGCTACAAAGCCCAGCAGAACGAGTTCTGA
- a CDS encoding metal ABC transporter substrate-binding protein yields MRALLVLFSLLLSMSLSAAEKLRVVTSFSILADMTHQVGGDHIQITNMVGPDADAHTYEPTPDDAKALLNARLIIKNGLGFEPWLDRLVTSTETKAPVISASHGVIPRSLDEDGETIPDPHAWHNLANTELYISNITKALIAADPANKTAYEHNSQAYLKKIYALLAEAKAKLGSLPPGNRKIVTSHDAFGYLGQAYGIDFLAPQGLSTEREPSATEVAALITQIRQAKVKAVFMENIKDARLLKQIAEESGAHIGGTLYSDALAATGPASTFTGLFEYNLNTLYEALSKP; encoded by the coding sequence ATGCGCGCTTTACTCGTGCTGTTCAGCCTGTTGCTGTCGATGTCGCTGTCTGCCGCGGAAAAACTCCGGGTGGTCACCAGCTTCAGCATCCTCGCCGACATGACCCACCAGGTCGGCGGCGACCATATTCAGATCACCAATATGGTCGGCCCGGACGCCGATGCCCACACCTACGAGCCGACGCCGGACGATGCAAAGGCACTGCTCAATGCCAGGCTGATCATCAAGAACGGGCTGGGTTTCGAGCCATGGCTGGACCGTCTGGTGACCAGCACCGAGACCAAAGCCCCGGTCATCAGCGCCAGCCACGGAGTCATCCCGCGCTCGCTGGATGAAGACGGCGAAACCATCCCGGACCCGCACGCCTGGCACAATCTGGCCAACACCGAGTTGTACATCAGCAACATCACCAAAGCGCTGATCGCCGCCGACCCTGCCAACAAAACCGCCTACGAGCACAACAGCCAGGCCTATCTGAAAAAGATCTACGCCCTGCTCGCCGAGGCCAAAGCCAAGCTCGGTTCGCTGCCGCCAGGTAATCGCAAAATCGTGACCTCCCACGACGCCTTCGGCTATCTCGGTCAGGCTTACGGCATCGACTTCTTGGCGCCTCAAGGTCTGTCCACCGAGCGCGAACCATCGGCCACCGAAGTCGCTGCGCTGATCACGCAGATCCGTCAGGCCAAAGTCAAAGCGGTGTTCATGGAAAACATCAAGGACGCACGCTTGCTCAAGCAAATCGCTGAAGAAAGCGGCGCGCATATCGGCGGCACGCTGTACTCCGACGCGCTTGCGGCAACCGGTCCGGCCAGCACCTTCACCGGGCTGTTCGAATACAACCTCAACACCTTGTACGAGGCGTTGAGCAAGCCATGA
- a CDS encoding metal ABC transporter permease, with product MIAAAQLWQPFHEFVFMRRALLGGLVLACSTAPLGVFLILRRMSLIGDAVAHGILPGAALGFWFAGLSLPALTVGGLGAGLSMAGLAAWITRRTGLREDASLAAIYPISLAGGVLILGIAGKRLDLLHLLFGSALAVDGPTLTGMLWVSGFSLIAMTLIYKPLLLDTLDPLFLQTVSRLGPLAHGVFLTLVVLNLVIGFQAIGALMVVGLMMLPAAASRFWSRRLPVLIAIAALLGCLSVWLGLLLSFYYSLPSGPAIVLVAGGWYLLSVVFGPVHGLLRRPPLLTSQ from the coding sequence ATGATCGCTGCTGCTCAACTTTGGCAACCGTTTCACGAATTCGTGTTCATGCGCCGGGCACTGCTTGGTGGCCTTGTTCTGGCGTGCAGCACGGCACCGCTTGGGGTGTTTCTGATCCTGCGGCGCATGAGCCTGATCGGCGACGCGGTGGCTCACGGCATCTTGCCCGGCGCCGCACTGGGCTTCTGGTTCGCCGGATTGAGCCTGCCTGCGCTGACCGTCGGCGGCCTCGGTGCCGGCCTGAGCATGGCCGGACTGGCTGCCTGGATTACCCGCCGCACCGGCTTGCGGGAAGACGCGAGCCTGGCCGCGATCTACCCGATATCGCTGGCCGGCGGCGTGTTGATCCTCGGCATCGCCGGCAAGCGGCTGGACTTGCTGCACCTGTTGTTCGGCTCGGCGCTGGCGGTCGATGGCCCGACCTTGACCGGCATGCTCTGGGTCTCTGGCTTCAGCCTGATCGCCATGACCCTCATCTACAAACCCCTGTTGCTGGACACCCTCGATCCGCTCTTTCTGCAAACCGTCAGCCGCCTCGGGCCACTGGCTCACGGGGTATTTCTGACGCTGGTGGTGCTGAACCTGGTGATCGGTTTCCAAGCTATCGGCGCGTTGATGGTGGTCGGTTTGATGATGCTGCCGGCCGCGGCTTCCCGCTTCTGGAGTCGCCGTTTGCCGGTGCTGATCGCCATCGCCGCGCTGCTCGGCTGCCTCTCGGTCTGGCTCGGACTATTGCTGTCGTTCTACTACTCGCTGCCCAGCGGCCCCGCGATCGTGCTGGTGGCTGGCGGTTGGTATCTGCTGTCCGTGGTGTTCGGTCCGGTGCACGGTTTGCTGCGCCGCCCGCCTTTGCTCACATCCCAATGA
- a CDS encoding metal ABC transporter ATP-binding protein, translating to MIRCQALRWGAPGQPLTPPIDFELPIGSLTAVIGANGSGKSSLLKVIAGLQKPLAGKVIIDVPRKGGLSFLPQQQHLDRQFPISLQELVAAGFWGNKQAPEIRSQRLKSVLEDWCLTGLEHRPLMALSGGELQRALLARLSLAEAPLLLLDEPHAALDELGQALLWKHIHAWHTEGRTQVVVCHDLAAVRQHIPQALLIKSSGCVLGSSTELIRQQPQTRVA from the coding sequence ATGATCCGATGCCAAGCCTTGCGCTGGGGCGCACCCGGTCAGCCGCTCACTCCACCGATTGATTTCGAATTACCCATAGGCAGCCTGACCGCTGTCATCGGGGCCAACGGTTCGGGTAAAAGCAGTCTGCTGAAAGTCATCGCCGGTCTGCAGAAGCCATTGGCCGGCAAAGTCATCATTGATGTTCCACGCAAAGGCGGCCTTTCGTTCCTGCCTCAGCAACAACACCTGGACCGACAATTCCCTATCAGTCTGCAAGAGTTAGTGGCTGCTGGTTTCTGGGGCAACAAACAAGCGCCAGAGATACGCAGCCAACGCCTCAAGTCTGTGCTGGAAGACTGGTGCCTGACCGGTCTGGAGCATCGCCCGTTGATGGCCCTTTCCGGAGGCGAATTGCAGCGTGCCCTGCTCGCCCGACTGAGCCTCGCCGAAGCGCCCTTGCTGCTGCTCGACGAACCCCACGCCGCACTCGACGAACTCGGCCAGGCGCTGCTCTGGAAACACATCCACGCCTGGCATACCGAAGGCCGAACTCAGGTCGTGGTGTGTCACGACCTGGCCGCCGTGCGCCAACACATTCCACAAGCGCTACTGATCAAAAGCAGCGGCTGCGTCCTCGGTTCCAGTACCGAGCTGATTCGCCAACAACCTCAGACGCGGGTGGCTTGA